A single region of the uncultured Fibrobacter sp. genome encodes:
- a CDS encoding fibrobacter succinogenes major paralogous domain-containing protein, producing MVWNRIANTFASSKSVIVNLLKASAAISSCAVLFACGDDGSDDNAVEIPPREVPTIYDLGSCTTDRKGDTVLVLDKSIEYLCLNNDWIDITTRPESSSSIAISSGADSVEVPGDSNVVDPVAGSSSSVVDDPLCGDCNSSSSAKATYIEVKTKNALGPCDSVDFGLRALVLADSTYYTCKANGWIKDTVYLGYEIVKTKEDLPRCNAGNAKQRVLVKKDSVFFACDTEKWNPETADGYIVKNASILGAAQKGPFKFNSPLQLREVLLRNDSLVYSGRVYNDEISSNKGDFVIPKVNLVYPYAVLEVRGLWRNEVSGEYSKDSMTLRVLTDLSKRTEVNINLLTHLEYDRAAKLVNDGYSVFAAKKQADFEIMTALGFATSVEYSEDLKTFVPSTSESYGENATLMAISLLFIGDRTETEIQNAIGSFKSDLAEDGEWNNGQMKADMADWAEGFDGGSIRANVKSWNILDIPAYENYLTIYWNNAYELGGCSSTRSGVIAQNKNSKSKNYNVHYICKGTSWQKATDIEKDTYQWKDGKEGDVKKGDVTATYYVFEDGKWTVAKNETALGLCTSKRTGEIAKIDTTYFICEDNSWRTATVLEYDTDGFGKGDDGEVRAGKVNKDKFYVYENGAWRAAKNAVEEILGACVESREGEVAKPVTAYYICKSNNWRIATALEYDTYGWKAGTEGEVKEGSVTATNHYVYVDGAWRAAADDMEYEFGACVTKKDGEKHLQNGKYYICENKSWKQITAEEYGLGYCTASNKGVVEKLNDVYYICKSGSWTEATAIEYDTYGWKAGTEGEMKEGSVVATNHYVYENGVWRASANEIEYNLGVCVTSRENDKGTFNSEYYVCRNKIWNSVDLLAYETLGWSASADGEVRKGELGNYYVSVDGKWRASASDIENNIGACVKSRINVVAKSGAIYYTCKAKGWVESTEQEYDTYGWSSGKDGDVKKGNVNSDKYYVWENNVWRASRGRIENDLGACTQKRYKTVGKSGDTCYICKRKSYYNQGEWEYDYYWGLADTLSSDTYGKVCTKDGAIVDGEVVAENKYVCDADTFRIANSLEISLNKGCVSYTTRSEIRKHLSATQDSLYLCNNSLWKAKIEFVGEYGSMIDERDLKTYKIVTIGTQTWMAENLNYSDSTTYPSMRKGNWCYNNDWNNCTKYGRLYSWAAAIDSVKLASDADNPLNCGNGKNCGLTGPVQGICPEGWHLPNKDEWESLLSAVGGKSVAGRMLKSTSGWSSTNASTNENAFGFSALPAGYKDGSYFDYRGYFAFFWSSTDYNNFNAYHMDLGDGDLSRDSKYRGFSVRCVKD from the coding sequence ATGGTTTGGAATAGAATTGCAAATACATTCGCATCTAGCAAAAGTGTCATTGTGAACCTGCTGAAAGCAAGTGCGGCAATCTCTAGCTGTGCGGTTCTGTTCGCTTGTGGTGATGACGGTAGTGATGATAATGCTGTTGAAATTCCTCCACGCGAGGTTCCGACCATCTATGACCTCGGTTCCTGTACCACTGACCGCAAAGGTGACACGGTTCTCGTACTGGACAAGTCCATTGAGTACCTATGCTTGAACAATGATTGGATTGACATCACGACGCGACCTGAATCAAGTTCTAGCATTGCAATTTCGTCTGGGGCAGACTCCGTTGAGGTGCCGGGTGATTCTAATGTTGTGGACCCCGTCGCAGGCTCAAGCAGCTCCGTTGTCGATGACCCGCTTTGCGGTGACTGTAATTCCAGTTCTTCTGCGAAGGCAACTTACATCGAGGTGAAAACAAAGAATGCTTTGGGCCCATGCGATTCCGTTGATTTTGGGCTTCGCGCGTTAGTGTTAGCCGATTCCACCTATTACACTTGCAAGGCGAATGGTTGGATTAAGGATACCGTCTATTTGGGTTACGAAATTGTCAAGACAAAGGAAGATTTGCCAAGGTGTAATGCAGGCAATGCAAAACAACGTGTCTTAGTCAAGAAAGACTCCGTCTTCTTCGCCTGCGATACGGAAAAGTGGAATCCGGAGACCGCCGATGGATACATTGTCAAGAACGCTTCCATTCTTGGTGCGGCACAGAAGGGACCGTTCAAGTTCAACTCTCCGCTACAACTCCGCGAAGTCCTTCTGCGCAACGATTCCCTCGTGTATTCTGGTCGCGTGTACAATGACGAAATTTCCAGCAACAAGGGCGACTTTGTGATTCCAAAGGTGAATCTTGTTTATCCTTACGCGGTGCTTGAAGTTCGTGGACTGTGGCGCAACGAAGTCAGTGGCGAATATTCCAAGGATTCCATGACGCTCCGTGTGCTGACCGATTTGAGCAAACGAACGGAAGTGAATATCAATCTGCTTACACACTTGGAATATGATCGCGCCGCAAAGCTTGTCAACGATGGCTATAGCGTTTTTGCGGCCAAGAAACAGGCCGACTTTGAAATTATGACGGCGCTCGGTTTTGCCACTTCGGTGGAGTATTCTGAGGACTTGAAGACATTCGTGCCTTCTACCAGCGAAAGTTATGGGGAGAACGCCACCCTGATGGCGATTTCGTTGCTTTTCATTGGCGACAGGACTGAAACCGAAATCCAAAATGCGATTGGCAGTTTCAAGAGCGATTTGGCTGAGGACGGAGAATGGAACAACGGGCAGATGAAAGCGGACATGGCGGACTGGGCGGAAGGCTTTGACGGCGGTTCGATCCGTGCGAACGTGAAGAGTTGGAACATTCTTGACATTCCTGCCTACGAAAACTACCTGACTATTTACTGGAACAATGCCTACGAACTGGGCGGCTGCTCTTCGACAAGGTCCGGCGTAATTGCGCAAAACAAGAACTCAAAGAGCAAGAACTACAATGTCCACTACATCTGTAAGGGAACCAGCTGGCAGAAGGCAACGGATATCGAAAAGGATACCTACCAGTGGAAAGACGGTAAAGAAGGCGATGTCAAGAAAGGCGATGTGACGGCTACGTATTATGTGTTTGAAGATGGCAAGTGGACTGTCGCGAAGAACGAGACTGCCTTGGGACTCTGCACCTCAAAACGTACAGGGGAGATTGCAAAAATTGATACGACGTACTTTATCTGCGAAGACAATAGCTGGCGTACTGCGACTGTGCTTGAATACGATACCGACGGGTTCGGCAAGGGTGATGATGGCGAAGTTCGCGCGGGTAAGGTTAACAAGGATAAGTTCTATGTCTATGAAAATGGTGCCTGGCGTGCAGCCAAAAACGCCGTTGAAGAAATTCTCGGCGCCTGCGTCGAAAGCCGCGAAGGTGAAGTTGCGAAGCCCGTGACTGCCTATTACATCTGCAAATCGAACAACTGGAGAATTGCTACTGCTCTTGAATATGATACCTACGGCTGGAAGGCTGGAACCGAAGGCGAAGTGAAAGAAGGCTCCGTCACTGCAACAAACCACTACGTGTATGTAGATGGCGCATGGCGTGCTGCAGCTGACGATATGGAATATGAGTTTGGCGCATGTGTGACGAAGAAAGACGGCGAAAAGCATTTGCAAAATGGCAAGTATTACATCTGCGAAAATAAGAGCTGGAAACAGATAACCGCAGAAGAATATGGCCTTGGGTATTGCACCGCTTCAAACAAAGGGGTTGTTGAAAAGTTGAACGATGTGTATTATATCTGCAAATCTGGAAGTTGGACTGAAGCGACTGCCATTGAGTATGATACCTATGGTTGGAAAGCCGGAACCGAAGGCGAAATGAAAGAAGGGAGCGTTGTTGCAACTAACCATTATGTTTATGAAAACGGAGTATGGAGAGCAAGCGCTAATGAAATTGAGTATAATTTGGGCGTGTGTGTGACTAGTCGGGAGAATGATAAGGGTACATTTAATAGTGAGTATTATGTTTGCCGGAATAAAATTTGGAACAGCGTTGATTTGCTTGCTTATGAAACTCTAGGTTGGTCTGCCTCGGCAGATGGCGAAGTTAGAAAGGGCGAACTTGGCAATTATTATGTCTCTGTTGATGGTAAATGGCGAGCATCTGCTAGCGACATTGAAAATAATATAGGGGCATGTGTCAAAAGTCGAATTAATGTGGTTGCTAAATCAGGAGCCATTTATTATACATGTAAAGCGAAAGGATGGGTAGAATCTACAGAACAGGAGTATGATACTTACGGCTGGAGCTCCGGAAAAGATGGTGACGTGAAAAAAGGAAATGTAAATTCTGATAAGTATTATGTTTGGGAAAATAACGTGTGGCGCGCAAGTCGAGGTCGAATTGAAAATGATCTTGGAGCATGTACCCAAAAAAGATATAAAACGGTAGGGAAATCTGGTGATACGTGCTACATATGTAAGCGAAAAAGCTATTATAACCAAGGCGAGTGGGAGTATGACTACTATTGGGGTCTTGCGGATACTCTGTCTTCTGATACTTATGGTAAAGTTTGTACAAAAGATGGTGCAATTGTAGATGGAGAAGTTGTTGCCGAAAATAAGTATGTGTGTGATGCAGATACATTCAGAATTGCGAATTCTCTAGAAATATCACTTAATAAAGGATGTGTCAGCTACACAACGAGGAGTGAAATAAGAAAACACCTATCTGCGACGCAAGATTCTTTATATCTGTGTAATAATAGCTTGTGGAAAGCAAAAATTGAGTTTGTTGGTGAATATGGATCAATGATTGATGAAAGGGACCTCAAGACCTACAAAATCGTGACCATAGGGACACAAACCTGGATGGCAGAAAACCTAAACTATTCAGACAGTACAACCTACCCGAGTATGCGAAAAGGAAATTGGTGCTATAATAACGATTGGAATAATTGCACAAAATATGGTCGCCTTTATTCCTGGGCGGCAGCTATTGACTCGGTGAAGCTTGCGTCTGATGCGGACAATCCGCTAAATTGCGGTAATGGCAAAAACTGCGGCCTGACTGGTCCGGTTCAGGGCATTTGCCCCGAAGGCTGGCATTTACCAAATAAAGATGAGTGGGAAAGCCTACTCTCTGCCGTAGGAGGAAAATCAGTGGCTGGAAGAATGCTCAAATCGACAAGTGGTTGGTCCTCTACGAACGCCTCTACTAACGAAAATGCATTCGGCTTTTCCGCTTTGCCTGCTGGATACAAGGACGGTAGCTATTTCGATTACAGAGGCTACTTCGCGTTCTTTTGGAGTTCTACGGACTATAATAATTTCAACGCATACCATATGGATCTCGGCGACGGTGACTTGTCCCGCGACAGCAAGTATCGTGGGTTTTCTGTTCGCTGCGTAAAGGACTAG